From a region of the Dictyostelium discoideum AX4 chromosome 2 chromosome, whole genome shotgun sequence genome:
- a CDS encoding NAP family protein (Similar to nucleosome assembly protein), with protein MSKHQKKEVEVEFEKDDPKAVYLELFDKDTELKSLSDEIEKLTGEKDLELMKCDKDIYKSAEPLYRERRALLLEIPDFWATIFTNLFLKLGFVDELTMCVDDFFVEDTETEFRLFIDFRENDIISNKQVIITVTTPTTSEELSQEVKISTTPIELKQNKTETEKKNKDSKKSTDDEDEDEDDDEISGFLKFLLNPTKDIATFIVGSVWSNPIDSFCNDDDEDYDGLIASDSEGEEDK; from the exons atgtcaaaacatcaaaaaaaagaagttgAGGTAGAATTTGAAAAGGATGATCCAAAAGCAGTatatttagaattatttgataaagatactgaattaaaatcattatcagatgaaattgaaaaattaacaGGTGAAAAGGATTTAGAATTAATGAAATGTGATaaagatatttataaatcaGCTGAACCATTATATAGAGAAAGAAGAGCATTACTTTTAGAAATCCCAGATTTTTGGGCCACTATT tttacaaatttatttttaaaattaggaTTTGTTGATGAATTAACAATGTGTGTTGATGATTTCTTTGTTGAAGATACAGAAACAGAATTTcgtttatttattgattttagagaaaatgatataatttcaaataaacaaGTTATTATTACAGTTACAACACCAACTACATCTGAAGAATTATCACAAGAAGTTAAAATCTCTACAACtccaattgaattaaaacaaaataaaactgaaactgaaaagaaaaataaagattcaaaaaaatcaacagatgatgaagatgaagatgaagatgatgatgaaatttcaggttttttaaaattcttatTAAATCCAACTAAAGATATTGCAACCTTTATAGTTGGTTCAGTTTGGAGTAATCCAATTGATTCTTTctgtaatgatgatgatgaagattatGATGGTTTAATTGCTTCTGATTCTGAAGGTGAAgaagataaataa
- a CDS encoding BRSK subfamily protein kinase, with product MEIHSVGPFIIGKTLGQGTTGKVKLGFHKDTGFKVGIKIINKELLINKPSMRRKIEREIVLMKLIDHPNAMKMYEVYETSKYLFLILEYVEGGELFDYLVEKGGLESGEALFFFQQIIIGLEYCHSRNICHRDLKPENLLLSGDKRIKIADFGMGSIVRKDMLLHTSCGSPHYASPEVVSGIDYDGQKADVWSCGVILYALLTGKLPFDDENIRRLLNKVKNGAFSMPPYIHKDAQDLLTKMLTVDPSKRISIKEIKEHPWFVSNFNQFQKATPVEEINAEPLVDYSQIDEDIFRSLMALGVGTIDEVKQQLVSNQKSATLIYYRLLEERKKFDSDVNKYGYKPKETRRNSLSDMSLKKIFSGSNNNNNNNNNNNNNNNNNNNNNNNNNNNNNNNNNININNNNNNNNNNNNNNNNNNNNNNNNNNNNNNNNSAVGKSNDSSSQQPPHIQQPHSQQIPSNSTSQESMQISPSNSANNMAIQQPIINNNNNNNNNNNNINNNINNNINNNINNNSNNVNRPTSEGLLKQALQQHHQQQQQQFNGNNNNNTMNVQPLTMSASSSSSSSSTTPSLSPNSSTTSSTSTSPQLSAIKPDHYQRRGSMTASTNPATSPTMSHRGKTSSPIEITSKVRKLKISESQSNTPNSPIIGSSPKKSWFSYFFSKNSSSNNLNAANGSAPSSPSLQSNGVGQLQTTQANYVIESKIDVNLIYVNLEKIIKKYGFELKYQQQQQQQNIKHCIVRSHHINSDGTPQFECEIEIKPSTFINPVSPSKQHHHHHHQQQQPQQQQMPPLNLNGGQNINHDQGFRVSIIHKSGSQHKFNNFTSSLEQILTI from the exons atggaaATACACAGTGTTGGTCCCtttattattggtaaaaCCTTGGGTCAAGGTACAACTGGTAAAGTTAAACTTGGTTTCCATAAAGATACTGGTTTCAAAGttggaattaaaattatcaataaagaattattaattaataaaccatCAATGCGTAGAAAGATTGAAAGggaaattgttttaatgaaACTTATTGATCATCCAAATGCAATGAAAATGTATGAAGTTTATGAAACTTCAAAATATTt atttttaattttagaataTGTTGAAGGtggtgaattatttgattatttagtTGAAAAAGGTGGTTTAGAAAGTGGTGAAGCATTATTTTTCTTTCAACAAATTATCATTGGTTTAGAGTATTGTCATAGTAGAAATATTTGTCATAGAGATTTAAAACCagagaatttattattaagtggtgataaaagaattaaaatcgCAGATTTTGGTATGGGTTCAATTGTTCGTAAAGATATGTTATTACATACAAGTTGTGGATCACCACATTACGCCAGTCCTGAAGTGGTATCTGGTATTGATTATGATGGTCAAAAAGCTGATGTTTGGAGTTGTGGTGTTATTTTATATGCTCTCTTAACT GGTAAATTACCATTTGACGATGAAAATATCAGaagattattaaataaagtaaaGAATGGTGCATTCTCAATGCCACCATATATTCATAAAGATGCACAAGATTTGTTAACTAAAATGTTAACAGTTGATCCAAGTAAaagaatttcaattaaagaaattaaagaacaTCCTTGGTTTGTTTCaaatttcaatcaatttcaaaaagcAACTCCAGTTGAAGAAATT aatGCCGAACCATTAGTTGATTATTCACAAATCGATGAAGATATATTCAGAAGTTTAATGGCACTTGGTGTTGGTACAATTGATGAAGTTAAACAACAATTAGTTTCTAATCAAAAATCAGCAACACTTATTTATTATAGATTATtagaagaaagaaagaaatttGATAGTGATGTAAATAAATATGGTTATAAACCAAAAGAAACTAGAAGAAACAGTTTATCTGATATGtctttaaagaaaatatttagcggttcaaataataataataacaacaacaacaacaacaacaacaacaacaacaacaacaacaacaacaacaacaacaacaacaacaacaacaacaacaacaacaacatcaacataaataacaacaataataataataataataataataataataataataataataataataataataataataataataataataataataataataatagcgcAGTTggtaaatcaaatgattcatcatcacaacaaccaccacataTTCAACAACCACATAGTCAACAAATTCCATCAAACTCAACATCACAAGAATCAATGCAAATTAGTCCAAGTAATAGTGCAAATAATATGGCAATTCAACAaccaattataaataataataataataataataataataataataatataaataacaatataaataataatataaataataatataaataataattcaaataatgttaataGACCAACATCAGAAGGATTACTTAAACAAGcattacaacaacatcatcaacaacaacaacaacaatttaatggtaataataataacaatacaaTGAATGTTCAACCATTAACAATGtcagcatcatcatcatcatcatcatcatcgacAACACCAAGTTTATCACCaaattcatcaacaacatcaagtACATCAACCTCACCACAATTATCAGCAATTAAACCAGACCATTATCAAAGAAGAGGTTCAATGACTGCTAGTACAAATCCAGCAACATCACCAACCATGTCACATAGAGGTAAAACTTCATCACCAATTGAAATAACATCAAAGgttagaaaattaaaaatttcagaATCTCAAAGTAATACACCAAATTCACCAATAATTGGTAGTAGTCCAAAGAAATCTTGGTTCTCTTatttcttttcaaaaaatagtagtagtaataatttaaatgctGCTAATGGTAGTGCACCTTCTTCACCATCTCTTCAATCAAATGGTGTTGGACAACTACAAACTACTCAAGCAAACTATGTAATTGAAAGTAAAATCGATgtcaatttaatttatgtaaatttagaaaaaataattaaaaagtatggatttgaattaaaatatcaacaacaacaacaacaacaaaatatcaAACATTGTATAGTTAGATCACATCATATAAATTCTGATGGTACTCCACAATTTGAATGTGAGATTGAAATTAAACCATCAACATTTATAAATCCAGTTTCACCATCAaaacaacaccatcatcatcaccatcaacaacaacaaccacaacaacaacaaatgccACCTCTTAATTTGAATGGTGGACAAAATATTAATCATGATCAAGGTTTTAGAGTATCAATTATTCATAAATCAGGTTCACAACATaagtttaataatttcacaaGCTCATTGGAACAAATTTTAAccatctaa
- the pabpn1 gene encoding polyadenylate-binding protein 2 has protein sequence MTDNNNGEIVEDKDNEKLKGEDNINNHISNHNNTEETSFEDPELEEMKKRFREMEEEAKKLTELQNNLESNITGNNGVGIGGNIGGGGGLMNTDQEEIDSRSVYVGNVDYKSTHDQILAYFQSCGTVNRITILSDKTTGHPKGCCYVEFVNKESIINAMALNDSFFNERQLKITPKRTNLPYYMRQGVLPPGRGGFRGGRGRGGIRGGIRGGRGRGNFYQPY, from the exons atgactgataataacaatggtGAAATCGTTGAAGAcaaagataatgaaaaattaaaaggagaagataatataaataaccATATTTCAAACCACAATAATACAGAAGAAACTTCATTTGAAGATcct GAACTAGAGGAAATGAAGAAAAGATTTAGAGAGATGGAAGAAGAAGCAAAGAAATTAACagaattacaaaataatttgGAATCAAATATAACAGGTAATAATGGTGTTGGTATTGGTGGTAATAttggtggaggtggtggttTAATGAATACAGATCAAGAAGAGATTGACTCAAGATCGGTTTATGTAGGTAATGTGGATTACAAATCAACTCATGATCAAATTTTAGCATATTTTCAATCCTGTGGAACAGTCAATCGTATCACCATCTTGAGTGATAAAACAACTGGTCATCCAAAAGGATGTTGTTATGTCGAATTTGTAAACAAAGAATCAATTATCAACGCAATGGCATTAAACGATTCATTCTTTAATGAACGTCAACTTAAAATAACTCCAAAAAGAACAAATTTACCATACTATATGAGACAAGGTGTTTTACCACCTGGTAGAGGTGGTTTTAGAGGTGGAAGAGGTAGAGGTGGTATTAGGGGTGGTATTAGAGGTGGTCGTGGTAGAGGTAACTTTTATCAaccatattaa
- the cotC gene encoding spore coat protein SP60, translating into MKILSLLVVGALCMGGKVYGEVNGDWNNNGDWNNNGDWNNNGDWNNNGPILDCSTLQCPPRYHCEVNNGNRQCVEDQITLPPFDKCDNVHCPKGFNCKYDWEKDLALCVPWRPYPPVCRTRCPEGHECKVDEWGKECCVKIKCDDICDLRCPKGHECKIKHDGSKCCVRSWRPRPHKPHPRPPICRLRCPPGHECKHDEHGKECCVKKRHHDRCDLKCKRGYECKIKHDGSKCCVKRTPKRPCCKPNSCARDEKCVATKDRIICVKPTCDNTRCPPNYHCICGDKIDGVKCVPDCKKARCDDVECPDFHRCVERRGGILSCEFDPPRQPRSLDWAENENDDRDYDDRDYDDDEYDGDYDGRDGDYDGDYDGDYDDDNYYGDDDYDNDWDNDNDWGNDWDNDWDNEDGDNWNDDDFQDANDEWDY; encoded by the exons atgaagattttatcattattagttGTAGGTGCCTTATGTATGGGAGGTAAAGTTTATGGTGAAGTTAATGGTGATTGGAACAATAATGGTGATTGGAACAATAATGGCGATTGGAACAATAATGGTGATTGGAACAATAATGGTCCAATTTTAg ACTGTTCAACACTTCAATGTCCACCAAGATATCATTGTGAAgtaaataatggtaatagacAATGTGTTGAAGATCAAATTACATTGCCACCATTTGATAAATGTGATAATGTCCATTGTCCAAAAGGATTTAATTGCAAATATGATTGGGAAAAAGATCTTGCTCTTTGTGTTCCATGGAGACCATATCCACCAGTTTGTAGAACTAGATGTCCAGAAGGTCATGAATGTAAAGTTGATGAATGGGGTAAAGAATGTTGCGTAAAGATCAAATGTGATGATATTTGTGACTTGCGTTGTCCAAAGGGTCATGAATGCAAGATCAAACATGATGGTAGTAAATGCTGTGTCCGTTCATGGAGACCAAGACCACATAAACCACATCCACGTCCACCAATCTGCAGATTAAGATGTCCACCAGGTCATGAATGCAAACATGATGAACATGGTAAAGAATGTTGCGTTAAAAAACGTCATCATGATAGATGTGACCTCAAATGTAAGAGAGGTTATGAATGTAAAATCAAACATGATGGCTCCAAATGTTGTGTCAAGAGAACTCCAAAGAGACCATGTTGTAAACCAAATTCATGTGCCAGAGATGAAAAATGTGTTGCCACCAAAGACAGAATCATTTGTGTAAAACCAACTTGTGATAATACTCGTTGTCCTCCAAATTACCATTGCATATGTGGTGATAAAATTGATGGTGTAAAATGTGTTCCAGATTGTAAGAAAGCAAGATGTGATGATGTCGAATGTCCAGATTTCCATAGATGTGTTGAAAGACGTGGTGGTATCTTAAGTTGTGAATTTGATCCACCAAGACAACCAAGATCCCTTGATTGGgctgaaaatgaaaatgatgatcgTGACTATGATGATCGTGactatgatgatgatgaatatgaTGGTGATTATGATGGCCGTGACGGTGACTATGATGGTGATTATGATGgtgattatgatgatgacaattattatggtgatgatgactatgataatgattgggacaatgataatgattggGGTAATGATTGGGATAATGATTGGGACAATGAAGATGGTGATAATTGGAATGATGATGACTTCCAAGATGCAAATGATGAATGGGACTATTAA
- a CDS encoding C2H2-type zinc finger-containing protein — MEQEEAVDEFGRPLRPNRDSSSDSDSDRDYDNRYRKRRDDSRERDYERYSPDRYSRRGDHSPERRRRSPSPYRGRGRGRDDWDGGNNNNNNNNNNNNNNNNNNNNNNNNISSSNNSNGYRGNRNGFPSSMVVDNNSNNNINNNNINNNNNNNNENNNNNTNGMTTSTSTSISSPSTIPSGSAKGLIGGPKRAQKRGDIFEGGYFRSYKQFLDYQDDSITPIEADKKYEEYKIEYSKRQSRVFFKEHQQEEWFKEKYDPFFLAKKRKEKVEKSKSFIQTFALNLNDENHKFSLESKDNIKEGDKLDLDGLDMHHHHHPHINNEDNSNNINNTSTTTNNTNNTTTITTTSATGEEVSESSSSSSSSSSSSSSSSSSSSSSTTTETEEKSNNNNTNNNNNSNTNNNNNNNISTSITSINKSNINDKEKSTLFIKAVSPTCTKEELLEVLNKVGNGEICVTKLTLSEPVRYKNFYRLGWVTFKNAELASKALKELNGHKMRDFDLYLNINKPSEDAERRFKITPNIASTENRITIDLEQSTTLMKLFDENKGITNNPINSFEKWDSLTNIERLDRTILYLRYVHFYCYYCSEEFSDECETTRKCGTIHLRRTQGEQTSIINNNNNINNNNTAIQSSSSSSSSSITTSTTATTTTKTTENNKEEQEEEQDKIKEDKEEEEDKIQEDKPEKVEEENQDKIKEDKPEKVDEDKEMEDDETTTKTTTTNNTTSATTTTTTTSMEIDNKQPKLTTESEMLWVTSLDNNTKNKINKIPTSEEQYTCKESIEKAAEEYIATNTIKIEEEKFKCSLCSKLFRGAEFVKKHINLKHPEDLQKESEAKGTEEQFFLNYFSDPRRITPLPPQSQNQNQMVFGGYGPSAPGGTGLGRGGHPPGTATQMLTPRTRFNPAIGQWETVVVPMIIPGMIPNQGMVQIMSPVFASPNNMRGRPGGANGTATGGGGGGSGNGGPIPPHMVGGPVPMRRSYGGPTGNLSPNSSSNGGGSGGRYGSGPPGMDGGPPQSMRYRPYPTQPSRHSTSSMDPRGIREYVDLDAPIDHVPEIDYRSALKEYQNKKSL; from the exons atggaacAAGAAGAAGCAGTTGATGAATTTGGTAGACCATTAAGACCAAATAGAGATAGTTCGTCCgatagtgatagtgatagGGATTATGATAATAGATATAGAAAGAGAAGAGATGATAGTAGAGAGAGAGACTATGAAAGATATTCACCAGATAGATATTCAAGAAGAGGTGATCATTCACCtgaaagaagaagaagatcaCCTTCACCATATAGAGGTAGAGGTAGAGGTAGAGATGATtg ggatggtggtaataataataataacaataataataataataacaacaacaataataataacaataataataacaataataatattagtagtagtaataatagtaacggGTATAGAGGTAATAGAAATGGGTTCCCTTCGTCAATGGTTgtagataataatagtaataataatattaataataacaatattaataataataataataataataatgaaaataataataataatactaatggaatgacaacatcaacatcaacatcaatatcAAGTCCATCAACAATTCCAAGTGGATCAGCAAAAGGATTAATAGGTGGACCAAAGAGGGCACAAAAGAGAGGAGATATTTTTGAAGGTGGTTATTTTAGATCTTATAAACAGTTTTTAGATTATCAAGATGATTCAATCACACCAATTGAAGCagataaaaaatatgaagaatataaaattgaatacTCAAAGAGACAATCTAGAGTATTCTTTAAGGAGCATCAACAAGAAGAATggtttaaagaaaaatatgaTCCTTTCTTTTTAgcaaagaaaagaaaagaaaaagttgaaaaatcaaaatcatttattcAAACTTTtgctttaaatttaaatgatg aaaatcataaattttcattagaGTCAAAggataatattaaagaagGTGATAAATTAGATTTAGATGGTTTAGATatgcatcatcatcatcatcctcatataaataatgaggataatagtaacaatataaataatacatcaaccacaaccaataatacaaataatactaCAACTATAACAACAACTTCAGCAACAGGTGAAGAAGTTAgtgaatcatcatcatcatcatcatcatcatcatcatcatcatcatcatcatcatcatcatcatcatcatctacaACAACAGAAACAGAAGAAaagagtaataataataatactaacaacaataataatagcaataccaataacaacaacaataataatatatcaacTAGCATAACatctataaataaatctaatattaatgataaagaaaaatcaacattatttattaaagcAGTATCACCTACTTGTACAAAAGAAGAATTATTggaagttttaaataaagttgGAAATGGTGAAATTTGTGTTACAAAGTTAACATTAAGTGAACCAGTTAGatataaaaacttttatCGTTTAGGTTGGgtaacttttaaaaatgctGAACTCGCTTCAAAagcattaaaagaattaaatggTCATAAG ATGAGAGATTTcgatttatatttaaatattaataaaccaTCAGAAGATGCAGAAAGAAGATTTAAGATTACACCAAATATTGCATCAACAGAGAATAGAATAACTATTGATTTAGAACAATCAACAAcattgatgaaattatttgatgaaaataaaggtATCACAAATAATCCAATCAATTCATTCGAGAAATGGGATTCATTAACAAATATTGAACGTTTAGATAGAACTATACTCTATCTTAGATATgttcatttttattgttattattgttctGAGGAATTTAGTGATGAATGTGAAACCACTAGAAAATGTGGTACCATTCATTTAAGAAGAACACAGGGTGAACAAACttcaatcattaataataataataatattaataataataacacagctattcaatcatcatcatcatcatcatcatcatcaattaccacatcaacaacagcaactacaacaacaaaaacaacagaaaataataaagaagaacaagaagaagaacaagataaaataaaagaagataaagaagaagaagaagataaaaTACAAGAGGATAAACCTGAAAAAGTAGAAGAAGAAAAtcaagataaaataaaagaagatAAACCTGAAAAAGTAGATGAAGATAAAGAAATGGAGGATGatgaaacaacaacaaaaacaacaacaacaaataatactacatcagcaacaacaacaacaacaacaacatcaatggaaattgataataaacaaCCAAAATTAACAACAGAAAGTGAAATGTTATGGGTAACATCTTtggataataatacaaaGAATAAGATTAATAAGATTCCAACATCAGAAGAACAATATACTTGTAaggaatcaattgaaaaggCGGCTGAAGAATATATTGCCACCAATACCATAAAGATTGAAGAGGAGAAATTTAAATGTAGTTTatgttcaaaattatttagagGTGCAGAGTTTGTAAAGAAACATATCAATCTAAAGCATCCTGAAGATTTACAAAAGGAATCGGAAGCAAAAGGAACAGAGGaacaattctttttaaattatttctcTGATCCACGTCGTATCACACCACTACCACCGCAAagtcaaaatcaaaatcaaatggtTTTCGGTGGTTACGGACCTAGTGCTCCAGGTGGTACAGGCTTAGGTAGAGGTGGTCATCCACCTGGTACTGCCACTCAAATGTTAACACCAAGAACTAGATTTAATCCTGCCATTGGTCAATGGGAAACTGTGGTGGTTCCAATGATCATTCCAGGTATGATTCCAAATCAAGGTATGGTTCAAATTATGTCACCAGTTTTCGCCTCACCAAATAATATGCGTGGTAGACCTGGTGGTGCAAATGGCACTGCCACTGGTGGTGGCGGCGGCGGTAGTGGCAACGGAGGTCCAATCCCTCCTCATATGGTGGGTGGTCCTGTTCCAATGAGACGAAGTTATGGTGGTCCAACAGGTAATCTCTCTCCAAATAGTAGTAgcaatggtggtggtagtggagGTCGTTATGGTAGTGGCCCTCCTGGTATGGATGGCGGTCCACCACAATCAATGCGTTATCGTCCTTATCCAACTCAACCCTCAAGACACAGTACCTCCTCAATGGATCCAAGAGGAATTAGAGAATATGTTGATCTCGATGCTCCAATTGATCATGTACCTGAAATCGATTATAGATCTGCCCTTAAAgaatatcaaaataaaaagagtttataa
- a CDS encoding hypothetical protein (HYPOTHETICAL PROTEIN VCA0903. 6/101) translates to MITNFNGNENKKKVLISFDSFKDCLSSFEIGKCADKSLKEKYSGGSGSDEKQIETEILKISDGGEALLECLESSLGLKLVEIDTKEYSIIGPLGTQIEKPFVHYAVNEQEKYAVIEMAEVSGIQLVPTSKRNPFNTTTYGTGQLIKHAIEIGGYKTIYIGAGGSATNDAGLGALQSLDVIDIIYNNNNNNNNNNNNNNNNNNNNENNNILFGKDLNKIKEIKIKNKFKFKDVLFYFLTDVRNVMIGEKGAVYSFSEQKGAKTKEDKEILEKGMINVLNHLPVDISMIEGSGAAGGLPSSFLSIFNESTQIINGMDFVCKSYGLDEKFQSNQIKLIITGEGCFDETTLDGKVVSKMYYYSKTFNCKLLIICGKNNLLKSSSSSSSASNSFPNDSNIQIYDLVSLFGIENSLNNTKHCIETLFKQNENLTMFLNKIILS, encoded by the coding sequence atgataaccAATTTTAAcggaaatgaaaataaaaaaaaagttttaatatcattCGATTCATTCAAAGATTGTTTAAGTTCATTCGAAATTGGAAAGTGTGctgataaatcattaaaagaaaaatatagtggtggtagtggtagtgatgAAAAACAGATTGAAacagaaattttaaaaattagtgATGGTGGTGAAGCATTACTCGAATGTTTAGAATCAAGTTTAGGTTTAAAGTTGGTTGAAATTGATACTAAGGAATATTCAATAATTGGACCATTAGGAACTCAAATTGAAAAACCATTTGTTCATTATGCAGTAAATGAACAAGAGAAATATGCAGTCATTGAAATGGCAGAAGTTAGTGGTATTCAATTGGTTCCAACCTCAAAACGTAATCCATTCAATACTACTACCTATGGTACAGGTCAATTAATCAAACATGCCATCGAAATTGGTGGttataaaacaatttatattGGTGCAGGTGGTTCTGCAACAAATGATGCTGGTTTAGGTGCATTACAATCTTTAGATGTGATcgatattatttataataataataataataataataataataataataataataataataataataataataatgaaaataataatatattatttggtaaagatttaaataaaattaaagaaattaaaataaagaataaatttaaatttaaagatgttttattttattttttaacagATGTTAGAAATGTAATGATTGGAGAGAAGGGTGCAGTTTATAGTTTCTCTGAACAAAAAGGAGCGAAAACAAAAGAGGATAAAGAAATATTAGAGAAAGGAATGATCAatgttttaaatcatttaccAGTGGATATATCAATGATTGAAGGCTCTGGTGCTGCTGGTGGTTTACCAAGTAGTTTTCTTTCAATTTTCAATGAATCAACTCAAATCATTAATGGCATGGATTTCGTTTGTAAATCCTATGGTTTAGATGAGAAGTttcaatcaaatcaaattaaactTATAATCACAGGTGAAGGTTGTTTTGATGAAACTACTTTAGATGGTAAAGTTGTTTCAaaaatgtattattactcAAAAACATTCAATTGCaagttattaattatatgtggtaaaaataatttattaaaatcatcatcatcatcatcatcagcatCCAATTCATTCccaaatgattcaaatatTCAAATCTATGATTTAGTTTCACTATTTGGTATTGAAAActcattaaataataccaAACATTGTATTGAAACACtatttaaacaaaatgaaaatttaacaatgtttttaaataaaattatattatcataa
- the nubp2 gene encoding nucleotide binding protein 2: MDKIKHKILVLSGKGGVGKSTVSSQLALYLSHIGYKVGLLDVDLCGPSIPKMMGLESKDVHKSTKGWVPVYTDESQKLGVISIQFLLGDKDTPVIWRGPKKNSMIKQFIDDVNWGEIDFLIIDTPPGTSDEHISVTEELLKHNPDGAILVTTPQAVSISDVKKEISFCNAMKLPIIGIIENMSGYVCPHCSECTNIFSSEGGKLLAEQCNIKFLGKLPIDPNLSICSERGINYFTEYPNSSTLASLKSFVDNFNFKSSTTTTATN, translated from the exons atggataaaattaaacataaaatattagtattatcAGGTAAAGGTGGTGTTGGTAAATCTACGGTATCATCACAATTAGCATTATATTTATCACATATTGGATATAAAGTTGGATTATTAGATGTAGATTTATGTGGACCATCAATACCAAAAATGATGGGATTAGAATCAAAAGATGTTCATAAATCAACCAAAGGTTGGGTACCTGTTTACACTGATGAATCTCAAAAATTAGGTGtaatttcaattcaatttttattaggTGATAAAGATACTCCTGTAATTTGGAGAGGTCCAAAGAAAAATT cAATGATTAAACAATTTATAGATGATGTTAATTGGGGTGAAATTGATTTCCTTATTATTGATACACCACCGGGTACATCAGATGAACATATATCGGTTACAGaggaattattaaaacataaCCCAGATGGTGCAATTTTAGTGACTACACCACAAGCAGTTTCAATCTCTGAtgttaaaaaagaaattagttTTTGTAATGCTATGAAATTGCCAATCATTGGTATCATTGAAAATATGAGTGGCTATGTTTGTCCACATTGTTCT gaatgtacaaatatattttcatcaGAGGGTGGGAAATTATTAGCAGAACaatgtaatattaaatttttaggtAAATTACCAATCGatccaaatttatcaatttgttCAGAAAGAggaatcaattattttactGAATATCCAAATTCTTCCACTTTGGCctctttaaaatcatttgttgataattttaattttaaatcatcaacaacaacaacagcaacaaattaa